Within Elizabethkingia sp. JS20170427COW, the genomic segment TCCTATTATTAGCGATATCTTTGGTGGCAATTCATTTTTACCAACACTTTTCCTTTTAGCTAATATATTGGCGGGAAGATCCATCATGGTAGATGCTCATAAAACCGACATCTATCTCGTTGGTTTATCCATTATTCTTACCCTATTATTTATCGTAGGAATGCTCATGCAATCTCCCAAACGATTTAGAAAACTAGGTTTAGAATCTTGGGCTATGTTAATCGTATATTTTCTCGCTATTATAGGACTTTTGGCAGTATAATTCTTTTTAAAAACCTCATCTTCAATTCACCTAAAATGCGTACATTGGCACCTCTTAAAAATGTACAAAATATCATGAATGCTACAGAAACTGCTCAATATATTCTCAATCAAGATTTTTTCTCCCAATGGATGAATATCCAGTTAATTGACATCCGCGAGAACTATTGTTTAATAGAAATGCCCATAAAAAAAGAAATGCTTAATGGTTTAAAAACTGTACACGGAGGCATTACTTTTGCCTTTGCCGATTCAGCTTTGGCTTTCTCTAGCAACAACCGTGGCGATGCAGCTGTAGCCCTTAACTGTTCCATTAATTTTTTGAAAGCAGGTAAGGAGGGAGACGTCTTTCGGGCAGAAAGTATCCTTGTTAACGAAACCCGAAAAACAGCTGTTTACGATATTTCTATCACCAATCAAAATCAAGAGAATATCGCAAAATTTGTAGGAACCGTTTACAAAATCAATAGAAAAGTCGCCGAATTGTAAAATAGGAAAATAAAAAGTAAATTACATTTCTTTTTATACACCCTATCACAATGAAAGACGTTTTTATTATCGACTATGTAAGAACTCCTATTGCCAAGATCTCTGGGAGCTTATCAACTATTAGAGCAGATGATTTAGTTGCCCTAAGTTTAAAAGAACTCATCTCTAGAAACCCCAATCTGCCTCTCCATGAAGTAGAGGATGTACTCCTAGGCTGTGCCAACCAAGCTGGAGAAGATAACCGTAATATTGCTAGAATGGCTGTTCTCCTTGCTGGGCTACCTCATCAAATAGGAGGAGAAACTATTAACAGACTTTGTGCCTCTGGGATGGCTGCCATTGCAAATGCTTACCGAGCTATAGCCTTAGGCGAAGGCAATATTTACATTGCTGGGGGGGTCGAGCATATGACAAGATCTCCATGGGTAATTTCCAAAGCATCTTCTCCTTTTGGAAGAGATAGCAAAATGTATGACACTACCTTTGGTTGGAGGTTCATCAATCCTAAAATGCAAGAGCTCTACGGCACCGATGCCATGGGAGAAACTGCTGAAAATCTAGCTGAACTATTTCATATCAGCAGAGAAGATCAAGATTTGTTTGCGTTTCATTCTCAACAAAAGGCTACTAAAGCACAACAATCGGGGAGATTGGCTCAAGAAATATTTCCCATCAATATTCCCCAGAAAAAAGCTTCTGATCTCATCTTCAATCACGATGAGTTCATAAAACCCAACACTACTTTAGAAATTTTATCCCAGCTAAAACCAGCCTTTAAAGAAGGAGGAAGTGTTACTGCTGGGAATTCTTCAGGCCTCAACGATGGAGCTGCCACCTTACTTCTCGCCAATGAAGACATGGTGAAAAAATACCATCTTAAACCTAAGGCAAAAATATTAGGAGCTGCCATTGCTGGCGTACAACCCCGAATTATGGGAATTGGACCTGTAGAAGCTAGTGCTAAACTTCTCAATAGGCTAGGATTAACTTTAGACCAAATGGATATTATAGAATTAAACGAAGCCTTCTCTGCGCAAGCTTTAGCCGTCATCAGAAGTTGGGGAATCCCAGATAACGATCCGCGTATCAATCCCAATGGTGGAGCAATTGCCTTAGGGCATCCTTTGGGAGTCTCAGGAGCTAGAATTGTAGGTTCTGCTGCTCTCGAATTAAATCTCCAACAAAAAAAATACGCCTTATGTACTTTATGCATTGGCGTAGGACAAGGTTATGCAATGGTTTTAGAACGTTGTTAACCGTCATTATTCACCAAAAAAACATCACAAAATGCAAAAACTTAAAAACTTTATCCACGGACAATGGATAGAAGGTAATGGCGAAGGAATCCCTTTATACAATTCGGTAGATGGTAGTTTGGTTGCCATTTCAGATACCTCAGGACTCAACTTTCAGCAAGCTTTAGAATATGGGCGAAGGGTGGGATATCAGAATTTAGCTTCCAAAACTTTTTACGATAGAGGCCAAATACTCAAAAAAATAGCTCTTTACCTTATTGAAAGGAAAAAGAAATATTATGAATTATCCTATAAAACAGGAGCAACCCATATAGACTCTTGGGTAGATATAGAAGGAGGGTTAGGGACATTCTTCACCTATTCGGGATTGGCAAAACGAATGTTGCCTAATACCCCTTTCTGGGCAGAAGGGGATATCAAAAAAATTTCTGCTAACGGATCTCATTTGGGGACTCATATCTATACGCCTAGCGAAGGTGTTTCCATACAAATCAATGCATTTAACTTCCCTGTGTGGGGAATGATGGAGAAATTATCCACCTCTCTCCTTGCAGGAGTTCCTTCTATTATCAAACCTGCACCAGAAAGCTCCTATCTTGCCCATGCCGTATTTCAGAATATTATAGAAAGTAATCTTCTTCCAGAAGGTGCTATACAGTTGGTTTGTGGAGCTCCAGGTAATTTACTCGATTACCTTAAGGATGGGGATTCGGTAGTATTTACAGGATCTGCAAGCACAGGAAAACTTATCAAAAGTAATCCTGCTATTTCTCAACAATCGGTAAGGTTTAATTTAGAAGCAGATTCTTTAAACTGCTCGATTTTAGGATTAGATGCCACTCCTGGCACTCCTGAATTTAATTTGTTTATCCGTGAAGTAAAAAATGAAATTACAACCAAAGCAGGGCAAAGATGCACTGCTATTAGAAGAATTATCGTCCCTGAAAAATATATAGATGCCGTACAGGAAAGTTTAATTGGAGAATTGCAAAAAATAAAAATTGGAAATCCTCTCAACCGTGAGACAAGAATGGGGTCTTTGGTTAGCAAACGCCAAGCTGAAGAAGTAGAAAAAAAGATACGCCTTTTGGCTTCGGAAAACCAACTCATCTATTCGGGAGCTCTTCATCTCATCGATGCAAACCCAGAAAAGGGAGCTTTCATCAGTCCTCACCTTTTTTACAACAATCAACCTTTTGAAAAAAACACCTGCCATGAGGTTGAAGCTTTTGGTCCTGTTGCCACCCTAATGCCTTATCATGATATTGAAGAAGCCGTAGCCTTAGCCAAACGAGGCAAGGGAAGTTTAGTAGGCTCTATCATATCTCATGATGCTAACTTTATTAGCCAAACAAGTTGGAAGATGGCCTCGTCTCATGGTAGAATCTACGTCCTTAATCGCGATAATGCGAAAGAAGCAACGGGACACGGTTCTCCCCTACCCACTTTAATGCACGGTGGCCCAGGAAGAGCTGGTGGAGGAGAAGAAATGGGAGGTCTTAATGGCTTACATTTCTTTTTACAAAAGACAGCAATACAAGGCAGTCCAGAAGTGCTTACCGCTATCACGCAAATCTATACCCAAGGATCTGAAAAAATATATAACGACCGACATCCTTTTCAAAAATATTTTGAAGAAATCCAAATTGGAGATGCTATAGAAACCGCAGGAAGAACAATTACCGATGCGGATATTGTCAACTTTTCTAATGTTACTTGGGATCATTTCTACGCCCATACCGATGCAACTTCTCTTAATGGTACTATTTTCGATAAAATTGTTGCTCATGGCTATTTTCTTCTTTCCGCTGCCGCAGGATTATTTGTCTCAGGAAAAAAGGGACCTGTTATTGCCAACTATGGGCTAGAGAACTGTTCTTTCTTCAAACCTGTTTATTCTGGAGATACCATTACGGTATTTCTTACCTCCAAGGAAAAAATTAACCGTGGAGTAAAAGGAAGAAATATCCCTAGTGGTGTGGTAAAATGGTTGGTGGAAATCTACAATCAAAGAGATGAAATAGTTTGCGTAGCAACCATCCTAACTTTAGTGGCAAAAAAATCTCCTTTCATTGAACTTAAAAAAGATGTTATCAAAAAAACTCTTTTCCAACTTACCGAACAATCTGATCCTGCGTGGGGAAATATGAATCCTCAGCAAATGCTAGAACATCTAGAAGCCACCCTGCATTACAGCATGGGAGAACCTGAAGCAAAAAATCCCAACTCTTCTATCGAAGATTTGGAGGTATTACAGGACAGTTTATATACTTTCAGTAGGCTTCCTAAAAACTTTCCTAATCCTTTTTTATCAGATAATGAACCATTACCTCCTTTGGTACACAAAAATCTGGAAGATGCGAAGGAAGCTCTTTTGGATGCTCTACAAAAATATCTCATTTATTATCGGAAAAATCCACAAGCGGAGCATCAGCATCCTTATTTCGGTTTACTGAATAAAGAAATGATGGAACTTTTACATAGAAAACATTTTACCCATCATTTCGAACAATTTGGAATATACTAAAATACAATTTTTATATTCTTTTACAATAGAATCAGCGCTTAAAGCTGGTTCTATTTTTTTGTTTATATTTAAACCTTGCATCAAAAAAAATATTTATTACTCTTTAAAAAAAAAAATTAAAAAACTAATAACCAACCACATGAAAGACATTTCTCAACCCAACACAAACTATACAGATAGCAAGCCTCATTACCAAGTTTTGGATGGTTTACGGGGCGTAGCGGCACTTATGGTGATTTGGTTTCATATATTTGAAGCCTTTGCGAGCAGCCCTTTCGATCAAGTTTTCAACCACGGTTATTTAGCTGTAGACTTCTTTTTTGTACTATCCGGTTTTGTAATCAGCTATGCTTATGATGACCGATGGAATAAAATGAGCACTAAAAATTTCTTTATCCGAAGATTAATTCGCTTACATCCTATGGTTATTTTGGGAGCCATTTTAGGAGCGATAAGCTTTATGATACAAGGAAGCATACAATGGGATGGCACGCCAGTTTCCACCTCATGGGTACTGATAGCACTTTTGGTAAGTATGTTCCTAATCCCATCTTTCCCTGGAAGCAATACCGAAGTAAGAGGAAATGGTGAAATTTTTCCCTTAAATGGTCCTAGCTGGTCTTTATTCTTCGAATATATCGGGAACATCTTGTATGCTCTTTTCATCCGAAAATTATCTACAAAAGCTCTAAGTATTTTAGTTGCCGTTACGGGAGCTGGTCTCGCTTATTTTGCTATTGCAAACCTCTCAGGATACGGAAATCTAGGTGTAGGCTGGTCTTTTTTGGGACATAATTTTCTAGGAGGCTCTTTACGCTTGATGTTTTCTTTTTCTGCGGGGATGCTCATTTCTAGAATTTACAAACCTTTCACCGTAAAAGGCATCTTTTGGATAGCCTCTGCTTGCATTATCATCCTACTCTCTATGCCGTACATTGGGAATGAAAACACCACTTGGCTCAATGGTCTTTATGATGCTACTGTAGCTATCCTTGTTTTCCCTACCCTTGTATATTTGGCAACTAGCGACCGTTCCAACTCTGCATCAGACACTCCATCCTTCAGCTCGAAAATTTATAAATTTTTAGGAGATATTTCTTACCCGCTTTATATCATTCATTATCCATCTATGTATCTCTTCTACACATGGGTATGGGGAAGCAATCCTTCTTTAAGTTTTTCAGAAGTATGGCCTATAACAATACTTCTCTTCATAGGAAATATCATTTTAGCTTATGGAATAATGAAGTTATACGATACTCCTGTCCGAAACTGGCTTACCCAAAAGCTGATGAGCAGAAAATAAAATCAATGCTCAATATAAATGATGCTACGATATACTAATTTTTGATTCAAAAAGAAGTCCACATCAACCCAATTATGATGTGGACTTTTTATTAATAGTTTTGAAAACAATATTAAGCCTGTCTTAGAAGCCCCATTGCATTCCTACTTTTACTCCAAATTTCTGGATGTTAGGTCGGTCTAAATAGTTCCCTCTCCAGTTAAAATCTACTCTAAATATTCTGAAGTTTCCAAGACCTATATTTTCGATTCCGAAACCATATTCGTAGTAGATATGATCTTTGGGGGCGGTATAAATAATGCTAGAACGGTTCATCGCTGTTTTATCTTTTTCCAAACTTCCCCACACTCCACGGAAAAAAGCCACTTCACGAATTTTTAATTTCTTTATCAATGGGATTTTATTAAAAATCCATCCATTAAAGTGATGTTCGTAAATTAATGATGAATAAGCATCTGCTACAAATTCATAATAATTAAGCTGAGCAAAGGTATTCTGCATGATCCCATAAGATTGGTTTCCTGGGACTACATTCATTAAAGAAAGAGGAACTGCCCCAAAGATTTTTCCCATTTCTAAATTAATATCCGAACGACCATAATGCCCCATCAATACATGTCCTTTGTAGCTAAACTGCAATTTGTCATAATTGAAATCGGAATTTACAATTCCCGAAAAACCTTTAGTATATCTCAATGCGAAGGTAGGAGCTAAAGTAAACTGCTCGTAACGATCCAAACCATATTGGGAATATTTTGCCTTAGGCCTATAAATTAACGATAGCGAAGCACTAGCATCGTTTACCTGGCTTTTCTCGATTCCGTTTTTCACATAATTGATTTTGAAGACCTCTGGTGCTGCTGATTTTATTTCTTTGTAGGAAGCATCCAAACGAATTTGGAAATTCCTTAAAGGCTCTATAGAAAAATTGGCATTGTTTTCCGTAATCCAGCTCAAGTTGTAGTTATCTCCTCTGGAGGCAAATGAGGACGATGCAAAAGTCCTTTCCATTACCCCATAACTATCCATGAGTTGTACCCCAAGTTGTTGAATATCGTGGCGGAAACCATAGCCTATAGTCAGACGATTATTAGGATTGAACATATAGCGAACATCACCACCAAATTTAAATTTCTTATCCTTGAAACCATAAGCAGCATATCCTTGGAGTCTCCACATATCATTTCTACTAAAGAAAGTTCTTGCTCCTAGTCGTATTCGGTTTCCTTCTACATCATTATTCCCAATCATGGAATAAATATTTCCAAAGTCGATTGCCTTCCATGCATTGATATAGCCAGATCCTAAAGTTTCCGCAATTTTCACATAGGTTTTAAACCTTGGTACTTGCCAAAGCTTATCGATGTTATCGTAGGTTTCTTTATCCTCATCACTAAGAGCTTCATGCCTTTTTTCTTCCCAAAAGCTATTATCCTGCTCTTTAATTACCGCTATCTTCTCGTCGGGCTTTTTATCAATTTCAGTTTCTATTTCGTCTTTATTAAACTGGAAATCTTTATAAGAAATCTGCCTTCTTACATAGACCCCTTTAGCATTTTGCTTTTTATTGACTAAAGAAAGATCTAAAGTAATGTCTGATTTTTCAGGAATAAATGAGTTTTCATCTACTATATAGTAGGTAAGGTCGGCATCTACTCCCCTTACAAAATTAACATCGGAGCTTTTCGCAGAACTTAAAGATATGTTTTTAACGGCATAAGATTCTTTGGAAATGTACATTGTCCCACGGAAGGCCAATGCTGCGTTATTTTTGGGACGATATTTTATCGTGTAGCAAGGTTCTCCCTCTACCACCATATCATTTACCAACTCATATTCATATACCGCAAAACCATCTCTCGCTAAGGGACTGGTGTAACCTTTATCAAAAAAGTTAAGGGTATTTTCGTAGATATTGAAATCTTTATACAGATTTTGAACCATTTGCACCAAAATCTGGTTATCCTCAAAGCCAGAAGCTTTTTCTGCAAGAACTACTTTCTTCTCTCTAGGCAAT encodes:
- the pcaF gene encoding 3-oxoadipyl-CoA thiolase, whose protein sequence is MKDVFIIDYVRTPIAKISGSLSTIRADDLVALSLKELISRNPNLPLHEVEDVLLGCANQAGEDNRNIARMAVLLAGLPHQIGGETINRLCASGMAAIANAYRAIALGEGNIYIAGGVEHMTRSPWVISKASSPFGRDSKMYDTTFGWRFINPKMQELYGTDAMGETAENLAELFHISREDQDLFAFHSQQKATKAQQSGRLAQEIFPINIPQKKASDLIFNHDEFIKPNTTLEILSQLKPAFKEGGSVTAGNSSGLNDGAATLLLANEDMVKKYHLKPKAKILGAAIAGVQPRIMGIGPVEASAKLLNRLGLTLDQMDIIELNEAFSAQALAVIRSWGIPDNDPRINPNGGAIALGHPLGVSGARIVGSAALELNLQQKKYALCTLCIGVGQGYAMVLERC
- a CDS encoding hotdog fold thioesterase, with amino-acid sequence MNATETAQYILNQDFFSQWMNIQLIDIRENYCLIEMPIKKEMLNGLKTVHGGITFAFADSALAFSSNNRGDAAVALNCSINFLKAGKEGDVFRAESILVNETRKTAVYDISITNQNQENIAKFVGTVYKINRKVAEL
- a CDS encoding acyltransferase — encoded protein: MKDISQPNTNYTDSKPHYQVLDGLRGVAALMVIWFHIFEAFASSPFDQVFNHGYLAVDFFFVLSGFVISYAYDDRWNKMSTKNFFIRRLIRLHPMVILGAILGAISFMIQGSIQWDGTPVSTSWVLIALLVSMFLIPSFPGSNTEVRGNGEIFPLNGPSWSLFFEYIGNILYALFIRKLSTKALSILVAVTGAGLAYFAIANLSGYGNLGVGWSFLGHNFLGGSLRLMFSFSAGMLISRIYKPFTVKGIFWIASACIIILLSMPYIGNENTTWLNGLYDATVAILVFPTLVYLATSDRSNSASDTPSFSSKIYKFLGDISYPLYIIHYPSMYLFYTWVWGSNPSLSFSEVWPITILLFIGNIILAYGIMKLYDTPVRNWLTQKLMSRK
- a CDS encoding DUF5686 family protein; this encodes MKKTIFSILALISLSANGQVIEKSKNIDEVVIQNKKVKYKNKKENPAYAILKKVWEKKYKNAFDSYKNYKYEEYQKIEASLNNIDSTFAKKKIFKGMEFMFKNIDSATGKNYVPIYINETLTDVYKRNEGLPREKKVVLAEKASGFEDNQILVQMVQNLYKDFNIYENTLNFFDKGYTSPLARDGFAVYEYELVNDMVVEGEPCYTIKYRPKNNAALAFRGTMYISKESYAVKNISLSSAKSSDVNFVRGVDADLTYYIVDENSFIPEKSDITLDLSLVNKKQNAKGVYVRRQISYKDFQFNKDEIETEIDKKPDEKIAVIKEQDNSFWEEKRHEALSDEDKETYDNIDKLWQVPRFKTYVKIAETLGSGYINAWKAIDFGNIYSMIGNNDVEGNRIRLGARTFFSRNDMWRLQGYAAYGFKDKKFKFGGDVRYMFNPNNRLTIGYGFRHDIQQLGVQLMDSYGVMERTFASSSFASRGDNYNLSWITENNANFSIEPLRNFQIRLDASYKEIKSAAPEVFKINYVKNGIEKSQVNDASASLSLIYRPKAKYSQYGLDRYEQFTLAPTFALRYTKGFSGIVNSDFNYDKLQFSYKGHVLMGHYGRSDINLEMGKIFGAVPLSLMNVVPGNQSYGIMQNTFAQLNYYEFVADAYSSLIYEHHFNGWIFNKIPLIKKLKIREVAFFRGVWGSLEKDKTAMNRSSIIYTAPKDHIYYEYGFGIENIGLGNFRIFRVDFNWRGNYLDRPNIQKFGVKVGMQWGF
- the paaZ gene encoding phenylacetic acid degradation bifunctional protein PaaZ, translating into MQKLKNFIHGQWIEGNGEGIPLYNSVDGSLVAISDTSGLNFQQALEYGRRVGYQNLASKTFYDRGQILKKIALYLIERKKKYYELSYKTGATHIDSWVDIEGGLGTFFTYSGLAKRMLPNTPFWAEGDIKKISANGSHLGTHIYTPSEGVSIQINAFNFPVWGMMEKLSTSLLAGVPSIIKPAPESSYLAHAVFQNIIESNLLPEGAIQLVCGAPGNLLDYLKDGDSVVFTGSASTGKLIKSNPAISQQSVRFNLEADSLNCSILGLDATPGTPEFNLFIREVKNEITTKAGQRCTAIRRIIVPEKYIDAVQESLIGELQKIKIGNPLNRETRMGSLVSKRQAEEVEKKIRLLASENQLIYSGALHLIDANPEKGAFISPHLFYNNQPFEKNTCHEVEAFGPVATLMPYHDIEEAVALAKRGKGSLVGSIISHDANFISQTSWKMASSHGRIYVLNRDNAKEATGHGSPLPTLMHGGPGRAGGGEEMGGLNGLHFFLQKTAIQGSPEVLTAITQIYTQGSEKIYNDRHPFQKYFEEIQIGDAIETAGRTITDADIVNFSNVTWDHFYAHTDATSLNGTIFDKIVAHGYFLLSAAAGLFVSGKKGPVIANYGLENCSFFKPVYSGDTITVFLTSKEKINRGVKGRNIPSGVVKWLVEIYNQRDEIVCVATILTLVAKKSPFIELKKDVIKKTLFQLTEQSDPAWGNMNPQQMLEHLEATLHYSMGEPEAKNPNSSIEDLEVLQDSLYTFSRLPKNFPNPFLSDNEPLPPLVHKNLEDAKEALLDALQKYLIYYRKNPQAEHQHPYFGLLNKEMMELLHRKHFTHHFEQFGIY